GATTGCAGCCAAGCATATTATGAATAAAGTGCCCCTTACGGTAGATGGGATAGAGACACAGTCCGGTGTGAAGGTCATCGGATTCCGCGGCCGCCATAAATATGTGATACACCCGGAAAAGAGCCAGATACTCATGGAAGGGGATGAGGTCATCGTCATAGGCAGCCGGAATGAACTTAAAACCTTCATCCGTATAACATCATCAGGAGAATGAAAATGAATACAACGTGTGAAATTGGCTGTGAATGTGAACGCATAGAACAGATGATACGTCACACCCTCTGGTCATCCGGGGCAAAGGGGTTTGTCGTGGGCATCAGCGGCGGAGTAGACTCTGCTCTTGCAGCAGCCCTTTGCGCCCGTGCGGTGGGCGGAGAACGGGTGATGGGGATTGCACTCCCGTCCCCCGTCACCCCGGAAGAAGACCTCAAAGACGGAGCGGATCTCTGTGCCGCCTTTGATATCCCCTTCCTGACGATACCCATCGAACCGATGCTCAGCGCATTTGCAGGTATGGAGCATTTTGAGAAGACACCATACCTGAGCGGGAACCTGATGGCCCGCATCCGCATGACTACACTCTATTATCATGCAAACCGTCTGCACTACCTCGTCTGCGGGACGTCCAACCGTTCCGAGTACATGCTGGGCTACTGCACCAAACATGGGGACAATGCAGCCGATATCCAGCCGATTCTGCACTGTTACAAGACACGGGTCTTTGCTCTCGCAGAAGAGGTGGGTGTGCCAGCGGCAATCATTGAAAAACCACCTTCAGCAGGCCTCTGGCCGGGCCAGAGTGACGAGGCAGAGATTGGGTTCGCCTACAAAGAGATCGACAGCGCCCTTGCCTCCCTTGAGGCACATGACTGGACGGCATCAAACGCACAGGAAGAGCTCATCCTTGGGAAGGTGCAGGCCTCCATGCACAAACGCATGGACCCGCCAAACCTCCTGAAGAATCCCTGAACACGTATTTTCAGCAATATTACCGGTCAGAATGCACGAAAGAGATGAGCGTACTCCGCCGGATTATTCAGAAACCCAAGGGAGTCTCCGCCGATGAGCTCATAGATCTCCCGGCCGTGGACGATACCTTCCTCCGGAAACTCCGGAGCATCACGGATGGTGAGATCCCCTGCATCGCCATACTGTGGGTTCTTCATCCAGCCGTCGGTGCAGTGATAGTATGCCGCCCCCTGCTGTTCTTCATACGCCGCATATTCGCTCGCAAACGCTTCTGAAACCAGATTGACCATGCAGAGTTCGGTGTCTGCCGGATTAATGGTCACATGACCATATCCCGGCGGGACGAGGACGACATCACCCGGTCCCGCCCGCACGACAACAACATATGAGGAGTCTCGGGTCTGGAGCAGATATTCTGCCTGTCCTGCAAGCACCTGGTAGAGTTCCGGATAGCCGGTGCCGTCCGGTGCTGCCGGATGATAATGTCCCTTGGTCTTTGTAAATTCCCCGCAGAGAGTCCGCGGAGGGATGACGGTATAATCAAACCGTATCTGGTTGGCCGCGAGCCATGCCCGGTCCTCTGCCGTTCGGGCAAGGTTCCGGTACATAAAATAGAGGGGGCCGGATGCGTTGCATCCTGCCACGGCAAGGACCGGTTGCATCTGGCCTATAGTTCGTATCTGTGGGTCAGGGAGGTCGATGTCCCGGTACAGTTCCATTACTGTTGTTTCTGTTTTCTCTGTTGATATAGGTAGTACCCTGCACCAAGGATGATGAAGAGCAGCACGGTGAGCACAATCGGGTTTGTCAGCATTGTCCCGAGGCCACTTCTCTGCTGAACGGTCACTTCAGCCTTCATCGGGTCTGAGATGACACTGTTCTTGAGAGAGTCCTTGTACCGGATCTCGGTGTCAAGTCCGTATTCCTTGATAGTGGCATCGTCAGAGACACTGACATGATAGTAGGCAGTGGCCGTCTCGCCGGGTGCCAGGTCACCAAGGTATGCAGTGTCGTCATTGCTCGTGAAAGGGTCAACAGCACTGATACGGGATGTGGCATCGTATGCCGTGGCACCGCCGGAGTTCTTGTAAACCACTTCAATCGTGCCTGTTTCTGAAGGGAACATCACATATGCCTCAGAGACAACCTCGAAGGTGATCTTCTCTCCCACCGGGATACCGATGGTCACCGGCTTTGAGGTGGTCTTATCTCCCTCACTGCTCTCATAGGAGACTGCGATATCCATCGGGTAGGATGAGCCGGAGGCATCCGTTGATGCAGCCACCTTGAAATTTGCCGTTACGGTCTCACCGGGTGCAAACTCACCGATGAAATAACTGCCGTCAGTCGGGCTGACCGGGCTTCCGGAGACAGATGAAAGGACAAGTGTTGCCTGTTTTCCAGTGTCCTGTCCGCTGTTTTCGACGGTGATCGCCAGGTAACCCTCGGTTCCGGCATTCAGTTCCTCCACATCTGTTGAGAGGACGGTGATCTGCACATCCGGTTTGATGACAATCTCAAGGGAAAGCGTCTCGGTTTTCGTCCGGTATTCATACGTCAGCGCATCATTGCTGAACTCGGTTGCGTGGTAGAGATAGGTGTATTCCAGCGTAACCGGAAGGATGTATGTCCCTGCGGGTGCACCGTCATTTATTCTGACCTCGAAGGGTGCCTGCACGCGTGCTCCGCCAGCAATGTCACCAACAAGTTGCGCATCGGTCTTCACGGAAACCGGCGCATCTCCCGCTTCAAGCGTAACAACCACATTCTTGGCGGTGTTAGGGCGATCTTCGCGGGCTACATTCTCCGGATTCTGTGAGGAGAAATCAATGGTGCCGATGTTCTCCACCTTCACCGGTATGGTTACCATGGTGTCAGGATAGAACTCGTTGCTCCCCTCGATGCTGATACGCAGATCCGGTGGTCCGGAGATCACTTTCTCTGCTGCCATCACGGGTGCACAGAGGCACACGAGGAGGGCGATTCCCAGTATTGCAGTGCGTGAAAAATTCATAATATCACTGTTGTTGTATTTGTAACAACATTTATCTACACTCTCATTATATATTCCTATGCCAATGGCCAAGAATACATCAAACACCACAATGATACAGGAACACCTGAAATCCCTCGGCCTGACAAAATATGAGAGCCTTGTCTATATCGCCCTCCTCCAGGTCGATGGCGCAACAGCAACCGAGATCCATGAGATTTCCGGCGTCCCCCGGGCATCAGTCTATCCTGTTCTCGATAAACTCAGCAAAAAACAGCTGGTCAACATTACCACTACCTCACCGAAACGCTTTGCAGCAACTCCCCCTGAAGAAGCCATCGATAGTCTCATTGCGCGCATCACCCAGGACTCTGCCACCGTGAAGCAGGAACTCTCTGCAATCTATGAAGAGCGGACCAGCATGAACCACGCCGAACGGCAGGAAACCATCTGGAGCATTCACGGCGCGGAAAATATCGGGAGCCGGGCTATTGAGATTATCCGGACCGCAGAGTCTGAGGTCGCCATCATCAGCGGGAGAACCACCCTGACAAAACCCGTGCAGGAGGCAATCAAAGCCCTTGGCCCGGATATAAAGGTGGAGATTGCAACCGTAGGTGGCAGACGACGTGACGATATCCCCCCGAATGCAGAAGAACTTATTATCGAAACGATTCACCAGCCGGAAAACATCGGGGCCGGGAAGCATCTGCCCTGTGTCATTATCATCGACCAGCAGCGGGTGATCGCATTTTCCGGCGGGGAGGCCGATACCCCCAGCGCACTCTACTCCGAGTCACCCGGATTTGTGAGCCTGTTTACGGGATACTGGGCATTTGTCAAAGGACAAATCCCAATCTCCGGAGAAAAACAGTAGACAGATTCCGGCAACTGACCGGAAAGTTTGTTGTATCCGAAATCCAACATTCTCCTTTAATGATTCCCCGAAGGGCCTGTGATGTTGTTCGATGGATATTTTCGGCCGCATCCTATGAAGTGGATGATGGCGATGGAGCAATAGACCTCTCTGCATTCCGCGATGACGAATGTGTCGTCATCCTTTGTTCTGAAGACACTGCACAAATAGAAGAATTTGACCGCCTTAAATACCGTGTCAGCCTTGAAAACGGGCCTGTACTCTGTAAAAAACTGCTGATCTCATTTACACCACCGGTGCAGGTGCAGTCCTGCACTGTCTGGAATGAACGGGAACTCTCTGAAGTGGTCGCC
Above is a window of Methanogenium organophilum DNA encoding:
- a CDS encoding COG1361 S-layer family protein, whose amino-acid sequence is MNFSRTAILGIALLVCLCAPVMAAEKVISGPPDLRISIEGSNEFYPDTMVTIPVKVENIGTIDFSSQNPENVAREDRPNTAKNVVVTLEAGDAPVSVKTDAQLVGDIAGGARVQAPFEVRINDGAPAGTYILPVTLEYTYLYHATEFSNDALTYEYRTKTETLSLEIVIKPDVQITVLSTDVEELNAGTEGYLAITVENSGQDTGKQATLVLSSVSGSPVSPTDGSYFIGEFAPGETVTANFKVAASTDASGSSYPMDIAVSYESSEGDKTTSKPVTIGIPVGEKITFEVVSEAYVMFPSETGTIEVVYKNSGGATAYDATSRISAVDPFTSNDDTAYLGDLAPGETATAYYHVSVSDDATIKEYGLDTEIRYKDSLKNSVISDPMKAEVTVQQRSGLGTMLTNPIVLTVLLFIILGAGYYLYQQRKQKQQ
- a CDS encoding glucose-6-phosphate isomerase family protein, producing MELYRDIDLPDPQIRTIGQMQPVLAVAGCNASGPLYFMYRNLARTAEDRAWLAANQIRFDYTVIPPRTLCGEFTKTKGHYHPAAPDGTGYPELYQVLAGQAEYLLQTRDSSYVVVVRAGPGDVVLVPPGYGHVTINPADTELCMVNLVSEAFASEYAAYEEQQGAAYYHCTDGWMKNPQYGDAGDLTIRDAPEFPEEGIVHGREIYELIGGDSLGFLNNPAEYAHLFRAF
- a CDS encoding NAD+ synthase, whose product is MNTTCEIGCECERIEQMIRHTLWSSGAKGFVVGISGGVDSALAAALCARAVGGERVMGIALPSPVTPEEDLKDGADLCAAFDIPFLTIPIEPMLSAFAGMEHFEKTPYLSGNLMARIRMTTLYYHANRLHYLVCGTSNRSEYMLGYCTKHGDNAADIQPILHCYKTRVFALAEEVGVPAAIIEKPPSAGLWPGQSDEAEIGFAYKEIDSALASLEAHDWTASNAQEELILGKVQASMHKRMDPPNLLKNP
- a CDS encoding TrmB family transcriptional regulator translates to MAKNTSNTTMIQEHLKSLGLTKYESLVYIALLQVDGATATEIHEISGVPRASVYPVLDKLSKKQLVNITTTSPKRFAATPPEEAIDSLIARITQDSATVKQELSAIYEERTSMNHAERQETIWSIHGAENIGSRAIEIIRTAESEVAIISGRTTLTKPVQEAIKALGPDIKVEIATVGGRRRDDIPPNAEELIIETIHQPENIGAGKHLPCVIIIDQQRVIAFSGGEADTPSALYSESPGFVSLFTGYWAFVKGQIPISGEKQ